The window ttatcctatggtgagacttcgattagcgaagcatatatttagacgatattatcggagaatgcatgtaaaccttcggttatgaagttgggttggatattgccttaggttaggccttgttgtatgatttggggctagccattcttttgtgttgtgacttatcttgttctatttgttgttggctcgttgccacgtggagatagtagatattggtgactagtgatatatcttgatgatgatattgtagcaccttacttgttgCTGTTTTGAGAAGAGGAATGTGATACTATTGtgtcttattgtgtagcctttttattgatattgttggtgtgtccATGTGTGGTACTGCTGATATTGTTTTAATTAttcacattgaactcatacatcaCACAcactctcatccttcatgatatattgttgatacatagATGATATACatggaaacactgttatgagctgggcttagttggatgagagtgacgtgcggaccgatgtccgatgtttataccggaatcgaggtatgagtgctAGTAGCGATTGTCGAGGTCTTTGCAGGAATCGTAAGGATTGGTAcgtggactttgcgggtcccccatgggttgtgctgctgagatgtgatgttcgatcatcggagtacatgtgtatcggtgcatatgcattgcatccatatttcatacattatgcattgcattgtaccttggcTTCTTGTGATATTCTTGATGATATAGTTGTGATATAGGGATTCAGATTGGttgtactgagacttggcacagttgggtttagatgataTAACATAAATGATGACTTCTACTTGGTTACTGACTCGTGTTGATTTATACCTTGtcgatttacctgtttatcttgctttattgtcttagtatgtgttagctaatcttagtcggcctatgatacctatcagtagatgttgtttgtactgacttgcacttgctgcattcttttatggatgcagagaaTCAGGTGAGATCGACGTCTACCCCTCGTGACTGAGAGTTCGAGGCTGCTGATTCGAGTCTGCTGGGGTAAGCATGTGAACGCTTCGTTACCCGAAGACTCTTCttctattatgtcttactttgctattctgagacatcacttgagactattgatgtattattattacttccagtCTTATAGATTTTAGGTAGATGTTCTTGTATGACCAAACGAGATACTAGGGTGGTTTTTGATTTACTtccgcatttatatatattcatatgtcagACTTACGTTACTTTATGTTCTTCCGCTATTTATACTGTGTTTGTGAATGTTGgaataagggttcgcctaccgaggtggataGGTAGGTGCGTGCGCAACTCTGTGAAATTGGGTAGTGACACCATCAACCTAGAATGAGGATTAATCTTGCAGTTCTTAATTTATAAAGATGAGTTTTTAGGCTCTACTTTATTTTCCTATTAATTAAGACTGAATATGAACCTTTTTTTACTTATAAAAGTGACTTAAATTAAATATAgaaatacaaacaaaaaaaaatccattaTATAAGAGAACTTGTAGTGGTGATCCAATTTTCGAACAGCCTTTAAAGGAGTAAAGTGTAAAATGGAGGAGACTTCCAAAATACAACATTCTCTTCAGCTAGACTGTGCGAATCACTGGTGCAGTTGAGGACGAATCATCACCTCAAGTTACTTTTATATTTGGATTGGAGGTATATATAGTAttattttccctttttccttgTTCTTCTCCTCTGACAATGTAATATAAAAAATTTTAAAATGAAACTACACAGTCTCCAGAAAAATAAAAGATGTAATTTAAATTTGCAAAAATATCTTTATTTCTGCAAAGAGCCCTTTAGACTATAAATAAATAGTAAGTCAACCAAAAAATTGTAATACCACAATAATTAATAGGATACTAAAAGAAACTATAATATTCCCGAGTCAAGAAAATAATGGAAGCCTGTAATTAAATACCAACCATTAGTTCTGAACGGTAAAAAAACAAATACCATTAGTTCCAACAATCCATTTCAAACGAAACATAATAGTCTCCAGAAAAAAGAAAACAAGCAATTTTCACTTGAGAAAACAACATTGTCACTACAAAAAGCCCTTATGAGAATTGTCACTAATATTCTCTAATAGCATTGGATCATCATGTTGATGATTCGTCAGAACAATTTGCTATTCCTGGAAACTGGACACTTGTTGTCGGTGCCACCTGCATATGTAGGTTAAGGTTAAATTTATAGGAAATTATGAGTATGTTCAATATGAGGTTAATACACCTTTGATTGCCGACCATTAGTTCAGTATTGAGCTGTCAAAAAAATATCTTTATGGAAATTATTTTTCACCAAAACGATGAAAATGACTTCGTTTACTTTTAGGCGAAAATTAGTTTTTGAAAAACATATATATCAAAAAAATATATGTcagtttttgaaaaatattttttggaaaagcAACTTCTATCAATCAAACTAATATTCGAATAAATAAAGAGTAGACTTGTGAGATAAGTAAAGTTAGATAGAAGCACTAACCTGATCATTAGAGTAAACTTGATCAAACTCACTGTCATGTTCATTAGGTAGGTTAGCACTTGGAGGTTCAAGATTCTGGAAAAGATAACCCACATTATTGAAATCGAAATACGCATCATAATTTTCCCTCTCATTTGAATCACTTCCTTCAGTATCACTTGCATGTGATGGCACGATAATATCGCTTGAATTAGACATGTTTGATTCAGTAATATATTGCTGGAAATTAGCATTTACTGCTCCCAATTCATTCGTTGTCGCATTTTGAATGCTTGTATCAGACATTATTGCACTGCCTGGACATGTTGTTACATGGGCCACATTGAGATCCAAGTTATAGTCATTTTGAGTATGATGATCCTCAATGTTAAATGCCAACCCAGACCTATAACTAGTGTTCCCAATAATTGGGTCTTGTAGTCCTTGTGAACCCAACATTCCTAATAATGATCCATGTTGTTGTAGCTCACCACTAGCATTATTTTGGGCCAACAAAAATGGGTTATTGAATGGGTGGTCAATATTGAGGTAGTGGGGTTGAATTTGATGTTGTGGGTGATAGAGCTGCTGTTGAATTGAACTCTCTCCTCCAGCAAAAATGTTGTCGGTATTGATTGTTGGAAATGGAAACTCTGGGCCTCTTTGGGTTTGATCTGGGTTACGCTGATGTTGTTGCATATTTGGAACATTTGTTTGAAGACGAGGCATTGCCCCGAATCTTCTAAAGCTACGTGTTTTTTGAGAACCACTTGAGGATCCTTGATCTGATGGCTTACAAATAAATTTTCGCTTATTTGGAGCTCTCCAATTGTTGCTACGACATTTCTGAGAGGTGTTAGACAAAAAGGAAAGGAGAGTTGGACTatggatatatttatcatctgaaCTCGTTATTTAGGTGTATCTGAAACACCGGAAGTCATTTTTAATAGAAAATACTCTTGGTGTTTTGAAATTTGTGAATGATAAAAAATCTTTTGTAACAATATGAATCAAAGAATGATAATAATATTATTTCATTGAAAAGTGACTACATAAAATAGAAATTAGCAACAAATTACTTTTGTCACGAAGCATGCAACAAAAGTCTATCGCTAATTAATCATCTTTAAttggttttgaaaaaaaaatttagtATTATAGATTGCTATTATTATGTCCAAACATTTATTTGCGGAAGTGGtataaaattaaatttttattcTGATAAATGATTTTTTGATATAAAGTTAAAATTAAGATAATAGAAAAATGACTTCTCTCACAACTATTTGATGAAAAATCTTTTTAAGCTAAACTTATTCTAATAACCAAATACGAGAAAAAACTTTATAAAAAAATTTATGCAAAATAACtttctccataccaaacacacaaaTTATACATAATTTACCACATAAAAGTTTGGAAGGAGGTACCTGAAGATGACTTGCAACTTGCATCCTGGTAAGACCAGGCACATTCATCACCTCAAGAATCTCTTTAGGGTAACATCCTACATGTTCCATAAAAATGTAACTTTAATCTAATAACTATAATATTCCTAGATCAAGCCGAGGTATATGTGCCTTAATTCCAAACAATTTCACGTTAGATATAAGTATGAATTCTCACTATTTATATCGCTCTATATAAATGAATTGTAGAGAAGACTAAATAAATGTGAAAGTAAACTTACTTCCTTCACCAAGTTGGTGCATAGCATCCATGAATCTGGCATGAAGATCCACAGTCCATTTTGTGCACACCTTTCGCTTGACGGTCTTATTAATAGCACTGCCCTGACTCTCTCCTTCATTAATCTGTTTTGTGCTTTGTCTACTTCTCTTCATCCTCAGCTTGTATTTCTCATTTGATACGATGTTGTTTTTAGCCTCCTGAATATTATTGTTTGGTTCCTCGGTATTAGGAGTATTCTTCTCTCCAGCTTGTTCTTcatctacaacaatattattgTTACCAATATCATCAGCATCACCAACATTTGTatgatcttcattttcttctaATCTTTCCCTAGATTTCCCCCTTTTTATTTTCTCCCTCAATGCAAATTGCCATAAGTATTCCACAATTTCCTCGTCAAGTGGCTTCTTTAGGTACAGGTaagctccatcttccaaagcctTCTTTGCTAAGAATTCATTGTGTTCATCACATATAACTGCATAATTATTTTGAGAAGCTAGCATTAGGATTGAATTATTTTGTAAACATGTGAACagttaacttcacatatatttacTGAACTTTATCTGTGATAAATATGATTGTTACAAAATAATTGTTTCTCATATCAGAACAAGAAGAAAAAGGATTAGCCAATGTTAACTTCTAACACTTACTTAATAAATCTGTCGCTAATCCTATTCAACTACAGATTAAAAATTCATGTAAGTCATAAAAGATATCCATGTCATATCATAAATATTATGTGATTATTAGTTATTTCACGATGAATTCATTTGTCTACAGACTATTTAACAGTAGATGATCGACGAATTTGTACTTAATTTTTTAATAGtgtattaaataaataattaactttACCCACTACAACAATAGTTGTCAATGATCAAATCATACTAGAATAAATACTTACCAAGTGAAACAATATCCAAGGCTACAGCTTGAGTCAAAAGTTGAAAAGAAAGTAAATCAGGTGAATAGACATTTACTATCATCACATcaattttttcctttcctttggaGAGAATTCTCATGGCTGCGGAAGCTGTATCAATCGCCGTAACTGCATCAATGCACTTAAAAGTCAGtgaagaataaaaaataaaaaaattatacaaaAACTATCATGAGAGTTTGTTATTTAACAAATACAATTTCAATTataatttttcatgttatatttctagactttagTTTATTCAATTGCATATATTAATCAACTTATATTTTGTAATTGATTTGTGCAATCTTAGACAGGTAGATTCGCATAaaaaggctatatatatatatatatatatgttagaaAAAAAATTGGATTATATGGAATATAGAAAGTCGTATTGGAATATATTATTAAATAATCTATTCCAATTTATTCAAACACTGAATAAAGATTACTATCAACACCCAGAGATAATAGGATCAAAAGTTTTGAGATATTCTTCTTTCATGAGTATGCAACTAATAAGTTTAGAAGATTTAGCAAAAAAGGAAAGTATTTATATCAATAAATGTTAattattctcaattcacttatcTATTATCCTAGCAGTGATCTATTACGTCTTGGCATCAATAGTATAACTAATTCAATTGATTATGAAGATATTAAtagaaagttctatggaattcgGATGTCATTAGATGTctcatatatattattatatcatTAATAACAACATATTCAGTGTAATCGCACA is drawn from Lycium barbarum isolate Lr01 chromosome 8, ASM1917538v2, whole genome shotgun sequence and contains these coding sequences:
- the LOC132604999 gene encoding putative two-component response regulator ARR20, with protein sequence MKIPYHDMMKEVRVLLVDHDKEFVIQMVDLLKSYAYKVTAIDTASAAMRILSKGKEKIDVMIVNVYSPDLLSFQLLTQAVALDIVSLVICDEHNEFLAKKALEDGAYLYLKKPLDEEIVEYLWQFALREKIKRGKSRERLEENEDHTNVGDADDIGNNNIVVDEEQAGEKNTPNTEEPNNNIQEAKNNIVSNEKYKLRMKRSRQSTKQINEGESQGSAINKTVKRKVCTKWTVDLHARFMDAMHQLGEGRCYPKEILEVMNVPGLTRMQVASHLQKCRSNNWRAPNKRKFICKPSDQGSSSGSQKTRSFRRFGAMPRLQTNVPNMQQHQRNPDQTQRGPEFPFPTINTDNIFAGGESSIQQQLYHPQHQIQPHYLNIDHPFNNPFLLAQNNASGELQQHGSLLGMLGSQGLQDPIIGNTSYRSGLAFNIEDHHTQNDYNLDLNVAHVTTCPGSAIMSDTSIQNATTNELGAVNANFQQYITESNMSNSSDIIVPSHASDTEGSDSNERENYDAYFDFNNVGYLFQNLEPPSANLPNEHDSEFDQVYSNDQVAPTTSVQFPGIANCSDESST